ACTCACAGCCACTCTACGTCAGCCGGCGTCTCGGCAACCAGTAAACACAACGGAGCAGCAAGACTCTCGCCTGTCGTTTCTCAGTCTCTCAGGGCGACGGACGGATTCCTTGCGATTTTCTTAATCAGTTTGAAGCTTTGATTCTCCTGTTGGAACTGAAGTGAAGGTTTATGACCCACTGAAGGGTTTGTGGAAGAAGATCAACTTTTTTTCAATGGATCCTAAATATGCAGGAGAAACCTTGAAGCATCTGGAGAAAGAAAGTGATGTGATATTCTACACGACctaataattactgattttaacTTGACATCAAAGTGTGAAACAGGTTGCCTAACGTGTTCCAACAAAGCAGTAAAGACAGTAAGTAAAAATGCAGTATTTTTACGTGGAAACACCCGGCTCAAAAGGTGTAAAAATCATGACTTGTACCCTTACAGGATTTAACTCCAACTTCACTAAATCAACTTGAGCCTCCAGAAAAGATAAATTACAAACTTTGCAACCTAGTTTAACTTCAAGTTATGGATTTGGACTACAACTCTTGTAATCCTAGGAACTAACTCTAATTCCTAACCTTCAACACAAACCTCCCAAGGTATGtgttcccaactcttcaagttatTACAACCTGAAGACAACACTCCTAATTCTGTTTATAACTCATTGAAATAAGATTACATCAATACTCATTCACAAAGAAAAAGACTCCTAACACATAAACTCTGTAAAAGGATCAGGTTCTTCGATGTGTTCCTTCAGTTCGTTGGTAGCACTTGCAAAGTGAATTTCTCAATCGCTCTTTTGCTCTGTAAGTGCACAAGTATTCTGAACGACTTCACTTCTATTTAAGCATAATTTATCATAGATTTATTATTCACTTCAAACTCCTTATTGACTTGAACTCTCTTAACTTAGAGTTCTACTTCAAGTAAGACCCCTTCTTCAATTCAAACTCCTACCTTCTTTGGACTTATTcttcaaattacattaattGATTCTGCTGTATTGTAGTCGAACTCCAACACTTCAATTCAACAGTAACTTTAAGAGCTTTACTTTAAGTGAGACTCCTTCTTCAATTAAAACTACTTGCCTCTTTAGACTCCTTCAAATCAAACTCATTAATTCTCTCTCTTCAATTCATCAGTTGTTTAATTTCTTGGGGTTTATTACGAAATTAACATTATTCATTCCTTTATTTCTGCACTTTTTTAAAGATTTCTCGAATTCAACACTGTCATGGGACCGTGTTGACTGAcatgtttcttctttctttgtcaatcatcaaaactgcaTAAATCCAACACAATGTCTACTAAATTGCACAGGCTTTAGGTTGAGGAAGAATTAATGATGCGCAAGTTACATGAACTTATTTTAGCTCAAACTCTAAGTAAAAAGAAAGGCTTAAATGATAATGCTGAGGAAAGGCAGAATGACCACCGGTCAACATGACTAATGATATTGATGGAAGGCATAATGACGATGGAAGGAGCTGCTGTTGACATGACTAAAGGTGATCACTTATGTATAAGTGAGATAGATATCCGATCCCTAGGCTATCTGTACAGAAATCCATTGTTAGTCTTACACTTGCAATATGCCATTTTTGGTCTCACATTGCTGATGCTTTTAGATTGCTTCTCACATAGATCTCAGCTACGTAGAAAGTGATACATGTGTCTTGATAATATAGATGATGCAAGctatttcccaaaaaaaaaattatttgtgagAACAATCTATCAAAACTAATCACAAATtcgtaaaattcaaataataaatttaaaatttaaagctttATAATAACCATAATTTTATAGATTGAAAATTTTGCTTGAAAACATAATTTTGTGCGAATTTTCGATCTTTCTGTTACTTTTCTTGTCGtgtttttggataaaaatgaaaaatatagacaaagattgatttgagaatagttatttgaatgaaattttaaagaagagaagaaaaaaaaggagaaagataCAGAGACAGAGAAAGAGacgaacaagaagaagaataaacagaagaagaaaagtaaGCAGAAAAAATGTAGAGAAAGAGGCAAGCGCCTGTACAAATTATTTAATTCCAAAACATTGttatatttagttagaaaaatcatattgacaagatggtaaatatttttttgatgtagcatatttatgtgattttttcaaaaaacaatagtatatatatattagcttTGTATACTATGATACTTTATTAGGAAAATTACGCAAcaaagcaaacttatactatttaattactcatcattgCTATAGTTTGCTATGATTACCACTAgcaactaacattatacattaattacgtgggctaACTTTTAACTTGTATAATTAGTTAtgcttgtatatgtataattcgccagaatatacaaatatatatgtataatatacgattatttaacctatatacatatacaattcacctctctcccactctttgccctctttcgctcgtctctctcctccctctcctaatctcgctcgcctctctcctccctctcccaatctcgcttgccctatatacaaatgtatatgtataataaacaattatatacatatacaattcacctctctcccactatCTATCCTCTCTctctcgtctctctcctccctatcccaatctcgctcgcctctctgctccctctcccagtctcgcttgcctctctgctccctctcccagtctcgctcgcctctctgctccctctcccaatctctctggccatatatacaaatacatatgtataatatacaattatctaaccaatatacatatacaattcacctttctcccactctttccccctctctctcgcctctctcccagtctcgctcgcctctctcctccatataacatgtagctagaaattgtaattatcaaactatagctatgaagagtaattaattatttttaagtggttatatgtgaaagttttcctACTTTATTTTAGGGGCGGACCCATGTGAGATTCAGAGGTTCACCTGAACCTCCTCGATAAAAAACTTCCCTTTATATATAAGATAAATTTTTGTATtcctaatatatataaattttgaagcCCTTATTGACAAAGAGAAACCATGGCGCATTGGCTAGTAACCTTGCAATTTATTAGCTTCCTGTCACTATTTTGAATTTCGGTCATACtgttttgttttgtgttttttttttttagttttagttgtGTCTCTTTATTGTTAAAAAAAGTGTGCTAAAAGTGTGGCTTcaaatccaaaaaaatttaagggTCCCATTTTGAAAGATTTATTTATACgtgtatgtttttatttttcgaacccCCTGAACGAAAATTATGATCCACTACTGCTTTGTTCGGtacactttttaaaatttatgtacaaTTAATACAAACACTATTTATGCATTCTATTTAAATAGGCCAAAGTCATATGCGGCCACTCAAACTTGTCCTGgttattcatttagacacctcaactagacatactacctattgaacacctctaCTAATTTGGATTTGAACCTTTTGAATACTTTTGTGACACACAGCTAAAACTATGAAATGTGTGTAATACACTCGCGATGACGTGGAAAATTGACAAATCAATTACGTACATGTGGCattttgatggaaaaaaaataaataaaaaattaaaagtgttGTCATCACTTTAAAATCCTATTCTTCACCATAGCCCCCTCCTCCACCATAGTTGTCATCACCTGGAAATCCTCTTAACCCACTTCTATTTTCAGatctgtttttattttttcttaagttgaaaataacaaattgcatatacataaaaataagtcAATACATGAACCTACAAAACATGAaccatttataattttttagatatcaataaaattattgacTACATAATCATCTAAGCAGAttcgtttttttattttaaatctaattttttagatatattttcgATAAGAAAAAAGTGGAAGAAGAAATAGAGATCATTGTATGAGTCTATATTTTTCCCCTTAAATAAGATCACAATATCgaacaaatttaaagaaaatgaagaaggaaatcgTAATGGTGTTTCCATAGTTGAATATGATAGAGGGGAGGGGGAGGGAGGAAGAGGAGgcaggagaaaagaaaagggtgGAAGGTGTTGGTGGCAACATCGTCGGCGGATATGGTATTGGTTTTGGAAGAAATGGCTAAGGAAGAaggaagaaggaagaagaaagagatttaaaaaaaaaatacgttCTGACGCGCTGAATGAATGTGTATTACACTTTTCTTGCCATGTCAGCGAAAAGTGTCAAATAAGTACTTATTCTGAACAATAGAAATGTTCAATAGGTACCAATCCTAGTTgaagtgtctaaatgaattatgcagacaactttaaggggccgcATATGACTTTAGccatttaaatattatgttatgtataactaatacatgaGAAATTATGATATTAACAATGCAAGAGGATTTTAATACATGCATCATGATTAAACATCCTTGTCACCATATATTGtggataatatttatataaaccacatttaaaaaatatatatatgcaattaatgttatttttaatacgcttaaataaatattttagtttataatcctatttatgatttcttttcttttgaaaagaTAATTACTTAACTAGGAAAACTCACACATTATATTTAGagcaaaaaattcataaataactaAGTGTTAAAATATAATGAGTCTCCTTAACTATAATCTACTTAATCACATCGAATAACTATAGTTTCAGTAAATTTTATATCTCCGTGGaaatttaatattctttttatatatatgaatgcaAAAGAAGTCTTGTagaataaaactataaaatcatCTTAAggggtgaaaaaaataatattccctctgtttaaaaaagaataacctcttttttgttttagtaACATTTTAGTTTCAACATTTCACGTAATATGTTTAAGGCTAGAAGATTAAAGGGCAGTTTTGTACATCttacataactttaatttagaacgacaagattcaaaagttttttttattttcttaaactcagTGTAAGTCAAACCagattattctttttgaaacggggagtattatttttcttattaagtGGAAAATTTGTTCAATGTGAAGCAATTTCAGATTTTCCCTCCTTTTTTAAAGTAACggtaaattcaagaatccaGAAGTGGCCtttctataaataaatatcaacattCTCTTGTCATTCCCATTCTGTATCAATATTTGtcttcaattcaattttttttgtggaagaATGGCTCctactcaattcatccattGCCATGAATGCACAACTCGAGTTGCATTCTCCGACGACGAAATCCCTCTTCTTGTATGGATTCTCACTCTGCATCTACTAATGCTActgatttcaatattttagattCTTCTGTTCATGTCTGTTTCATGAATTGTGATTAATTCTTAGCTTATATAGATCATTTTGTTTTCATGAgcataatgatttttttattaaatactGAATTAATTGATTTCTTCAGATGGCACTTGCTCGAATCTTGTGTATGAAATGGTAAGTTTGTAATTACAAATTGAGACTGTAATTACACATATGCGGTATAATATGACTTGTAAGGGTTGATACAAATGAGTATTTTTGTGGCAGGGGAGAAGTTAGTTTGTCGAATGAAGGCACTAATGAGCAAAATGTTGATCAAGAATTAGGCATAAATGATGATCAAGATGGAGATGCTAAAGATATGAGATTGTAAGTTTCTAATTACATATATGTGACATGAATTGTAAGGTGTTTAATTCGAATGAGTATTTTGTGGCAGGGAGGAGCTTATTTGCTGGAATGATGTAACATTGCTTCATCTTAATGAACAAGATGGAGATGCTAATGAACAGGTTCCTAGTGATCAAGATTTGGGCGCTAATGACCAAAATCTTGATCAATATGGAGATGCTAATGATCAAGATTTGGGCGTTAATGAGCAAAATGTTGATGAAGATGTAGATGTTAATGATCAAGATTTGGGCGTTAATGAGCAAAATGCTTATGAAGATGGAGATGGTAATGAAGAGGATCCTAATGAACAAGATTTAGGCGCTAATGCTGATCAAGATGCAGGAGATGGTAATAGACGAGATATAGAAAAGAAACTGTTCAGGATGGAGTTAGAATTGATCACGATGAAGGCAGAACTGACGAAGATGAGGCTGCAACTGATCACGATGGAGATACAACTGCTCGAGACCGAGGGGATACTGCTCAACTTTCTCAGGACGAATAAACGTGATCAAGATGGAGACGCTACTGATCAAGATGAAGGCACAACGAATCAAGATAAAGGCACAATGAATCAAGATGGAGAGACAACTGATCAAGACGCTACTGATCAAGATGCTACTGATGAAGACGCTACTGATCAAGACGCTACTGATCAAGATGCTACTGATCAAGATGCTACTGATGAAGATGGAGACGCTCCAATGAACTGAATGAAGACATTGATATTCTGCTTATACAAAATACTATAATTCATAGTTGTGTGATATTCTGTTTTCAATTTCTGTTTTGTGATATTCTGTTTGAGACTGAACTTTTTACATGTTTGAGCTACCATTCTGTATATGCTTCTTAGtttgtttttaatttcttgataCAATTCATCTGTCAAGCATTTGAGTATAATCAACTACTACATTTCCTTAGATTTTGCTTGACAGTAAATGACACTCAACTTtagtttgtggatgattttttttcaaagccACAATGCTAGTGTTATAAGAATGGAGCTTTTAGGAAACTATTATAGTAATTCACTTTCTTGTACACTCTGTTTTGTTCTTTTGTATAAAGGACATTCTTTATTGTAGACATTCTCTATTGTTTATAATGACTATTTAAATATAAGTTTGATCGTGACCGTAGACTACATGTGTGAGATCATGTATGCtaaaattagtatttttataatcttttttttactAGTGACCTACAATTTTTATAATACTGCAAATTATCATAGTCACGTAATTACTATACTTACGTTTATTATATATATCGAGCAATTATTACGTTTAGATATAAGTTTAACCATTATCATAGATTATACGTGCGAGACACACGTACACTAAAATgagtattttaatataaaaaattgttaataaaatTATCACAAGAGTCACTTAATTAAATTGAAACTCTATTTGTCACAAGTGAAgtatatagaaaaagaaaagaaacattaACTATCTTTATGTCCATTTAATCTATTTTAACTTTTCAAGattcaataacattttttttcagtATAAAGAACCTCCTTCCAATCCTCTTTTTTCTActctactcttttttttttcactctcTTGTATAAGGTACAATGTTTATTATATCAAGCAActattatattcaaaatataagtTTGACCATAATCATGGATTACATGTGCGAGGAGCACATACACTAacattattattcttatattaGTGAAATCTTCACAAGAGTTGCATAATTAAATTACAACTCTATCTTAgtgaataaaagaagaaaagaagcattaattatatttatctcCTTCCAATATGTTTTAGCGGTAAGAATATTACTTTTCAAAGTGTCAAGAACTGATTTTTCAATGTAAAAGAACCTTTTCTAAGTTTTCTTTATACTACTTTACtctcttttttacttttcttgtgtaacatacattttatataatttattttgatcattAATATTAGACTACACGTGCGAAGCACACATATGCTAAAACtagtatttttataattttttattttgctagtgaattacaatttttataattttacaaattattataattacatAATAACTATACTTATGTTTACTCTTTACATCAAGCAGTTGTTACGTTTAAATATAAGTTTACCATAATTGTAGACTACACCAGCGAGGCGCACGTACactaaaattgatattttaataaaaaatgaatattaattaaaaaaactttacaAGAGTAATATAATTAGCAACTCTATTTGTCACaagtaaaatgaacaaaagaaagaataaaagaagaaaaaaaacttaattatatttatgtcattCCAATTTGTTTTAATTCTCAATATTCTAGAACTGATTTCAGTATAAAAGAACCTCTTCTCAGTTCTCTTAAAAGTTACGTTGTTTATCAACTAGTTTTTCCATTTATTTAAGTagtgaataattttttatttttcttctccattttgtTATTTGTTCTGTAACAGGTTTTTGATTGACAAAGTTGATACAATGGAAGTGATTATTTATACAAATGATCAAGTTTATGAAGATGATTTAATCCATTGTAATGTCTGCTAAACCATGTTGAATTTGTCAATGATCACCTTCATATGGTACAATTTTTTCTCATCAATCTCTCTGTATTTGTTTTGTCTTTCAtttttgaatgttttgaatttttcttgCACACATCTTTCATCAGTTTCATTTCTTTATAGTGTTTATATAATGAGAATGGTGTTTATGATCTTTAC
This portion of the Solanum pennellii chromosome 12, SPENNV200 genome encodes:
- the LOC114075070 gene encoding uncharacterized protein DDB_G0290685-like, coding for MAPTQFIHCHECTTRVAFSDDEIPLLMALARILCMKWGEVSLSNEGTNEQNVDQELGINDDQDGDAKDMRLEELICWNDVTLLHLNEQDGDANEQVPSDQDLGANDQNLDQYGDANDQDLGVNEQNVDEDVDVNDQDLGVNEQNAYEDGDGNEEDPNEQDLGANADQDAGDGNRRDIEKKLFRMELELITMKAELTKMRLQLITMEIQLLETEGILLNFLRTNKRDQDGDATDQDEGTTNQDKGTMNQDGETTDQDATDQDATDEDATDQDATDQDATDQDATDEDGDAPMN